One genomic region from Rosa rugosa chromosome 1, drRosRugo1.1, whole genome shotgun sequence encodes:
- the LOC133727476 gene encoding homeobox-leucine zipper protein HAT22-like, protein MGFDDPHACNTGLVLGLGLTASQESTSPTSQKAHHQMNPMLKKPNSFEPSLTLGLFGNSFHEDDHQGNSLDLYRQGSPHNSHSAVSNSFSSGRVVKRERDLSSEEVEVEKVSSRVISDEDEDGPNARKKLRLSKEQSALLEESFKQHSTLNPKQKQALARQLSLRPRQVEVWFQNRRARTKLKQTEVDCEFLKKCCETLTDENRRLQKEVQELKALKLSQQQPLFMHMPAATLTMCPSCERIGGVGSEGANSNKSPFSIAHTKPHFYNPFTNSSAAC, encoded by the exons ATGGGTTTTGATGATCCTCATGCTTGTAACACAGGCCTTGTCTTAGGTTTAGGTCTCACAGCTTCCCAAGAGAGCACCAGTCCTACTTCACAAAAGGCTCACCATCAGATGAATCCCATGCTCAAGAAGCCTAATTCCTTTGAGCCATCTTTAACTTTGGGTCTCTTTGGAAATAGTTTTCATGAGGATGATCATCAAGGGAATAGTCTTGATTTGTATAGGCAAGGGTCTCCTCATAATAGTCATAGCGCAGTTTCTAATTCCTTCTCCAGTGGTAGAGTGGTCAAGAGGGAGAGAGACCTCAGCAGTGAGGAGGTTGAGGTTGAGAAGGTCTCTTCCAGAGTGATtagtgatgaagatgaagatggtccTAATGCAAGAAAGAAGCTCAGGCTCAGCAAAGAACAATCTGCGCTCTTAGAagaaagcttcaaacaacacaGCACTCTCAATCCT AAGCAAAAGCAAGCTTTAGCCAGGCAGTTAAGTTTGAGGCCTCGACAAGTAGAAGTTTGGTTCCAAAACAGGAGGGCCAG GACAAAGCTTAAGCAAACTGAGGTGGACTGTGAGTTCTTGAAGAAATGCTGTGAGACTCTGACAGATGAGAACCGGAGGCTACAGAAAGAGGTACAAGAACTCAAGGCACTGAAACTCAGCCAACAACAACCGTTGTTCATGCACATGCCGGCGGCGACTCTCACCATGTGTCCTTCCTGTGAAAGGATCGGAGGCGTGGGAAGCGAAGGTGCTAATTCAAATAAGAGCCCGTTTTCAATTGCTCATACAAAGCCTCACTTCTATAATCCCTTCACCAATTCTTCTGCAGCTTGTTAA